The genomic segment CGCGTTGCCTGCCATACCTGGGACATCGCGCATTGCCGTTGCTGAACGCAGGGGCGGGCCTCCCGGGCGTGATCTGGATATCCGCCTGACCGGAGCGCCCTTGAATGACCTGAAGGCGGCGGCTGAGAAACTTCAGGAAGAACTGTCGGCTTTCCCGGGCACCAGTGCCGTTGAAGATGATCTGCCTTTTGGAAAACCGGAGCTTCTCGTAGAGCTGACACCAAGGGGCCGTGCGCTCGGCTTCACGGTAGAAACTGCGGCGCGGCAAATCCGTAATGCGTTTGAAGGCAATATTGCCCGGCGTTTTGCGGAAGGCGATGAAGAAGTCTCGGTGAGGGTCAAGCAGGTTTTCGATGCCGACGGTTCTGCGGCCCTGCGTCAATTGTCGCTGCGAACGCCGGCTGGTGATTTCGTACCCTTGACGGAAGTAGTCGACCTCACGGACGCGCAAGGGTTTTCTGTCATTCTGCGCAGGGACGGTCGGACAGTGGTCACGGTTGTTGCCGATGTCGACAGCACGATTACATCAAATAATGAGATCATCGCGGAATTGAACAAGGAGTTCCTGCCGGAACTGGCGCAGACCTACGGTCTTGAATACTCGTTCGCCGGCAGGGCAGAAGAACAGTCGAATGCATTTTCCGACCTATTGACGGGCATTTTGATGGCCGTCGCCGGGATCTACATCATCCTTGCTGCAATCTTTGCAAGCTATTCGCGGCCGATCGTTGTGATGTCGATCATTCCATTCGGCATCGTCGGTGCGATTGCCGGCCATTATCTGATGGGCTTCAACCTGACCATCTTGAGCATGATCGGACTTTTGGGCCTCGCCGGGATCCTGGTCAACAACTCCATCATTCTCGTTGCGCGCTTTGAAGAACGTCTGGCCGCGGGCGAGGCCATGGATGCAGCTGCCATAGGTTCCAGTTGTGATCGCCTGCGAGCTGTTCTGCTGACCTCTATGACCACGATTGGCGGTCTGCTGCCCTTGATGTTCGAAACGAGCCTTCAGGCCCAGTTCCTTTTGCCCATGGCGATCACAATCGTATTCGGTCTGGCAACGGCGACCGCGCTGGTGCTCGTGCTTGTCCCGGCACTGATTATGATCGGGGACGACATCGGGAGGATCATCTTCCTCAAAAATAGACAGCCACGCACGCCCTCGGCAGCTGCAACCGGTCAAAGTGTGACGCCGGCAGAATAGACTTCAAAGCGATGCGGCGAACGTAGCCGTCGTCCGGGCCGCGATATCGATGTTTCCGTCGAGCGTAGCAGGAGATTTACCGCGCGGACCGAAATCGTGATTTCCGTCTTCAAGATAGGCGAGCGAAACGTGGCCCGGCAGCGATATCTCGTCGAGCTCGGGTTTTGAGCCAAACGGATCCCTGTCGCCCTGCAGGATGAGAACCGGTCGCTTGGTTTCTTCCAGTGGCGCCATCCTCCAGGCTGCATCCGGTTTGCCGGTGGGGTGGAACGGATAACCGTAACAGCAGACACCGCCGACCCGCGAGGGCAGGGATCCCCCGCCGCCCAGCATAGCCGCAACGCGCCCGCCCATGGACTTGCCGCCCAGAAGGATCGGGCCACCGGTCACGGGTAACAATGCCTGCAGAGCAGTTTGGAACTCAGCGATCAGCTTTTCCGCGCGCGGGGGCGGTCGCTTGCTGCCGCCAGTCCGCCGTCCGGCCATATAAGCAAACTCGAACCGTGCCACGGCAACGCCGTGTTCACAAAGCGCGTTTGCGAGCTTTTCCATGAATGTGGAATCCATTGGTGCGCCGGCGCCGTGAGCCAACAAAAGCGTGGCAACAGGTGTGGTGCCGGGTTGTGTCCAGAGAAAGTCGTTCATGGTGATGTGATCTGTCGCAGCTTCAATTTCTGTCGTGCGGGCTATAATTTGCCGTAGGTTGTCCCATTTTACGGGCCAGGGATGGCTACAGGGTTGGATCGGCCCTGACAAGCAGCATAACGAAATACCGGAAGACTGTGTGCATGTTTGAACAGTTAGACATCAACCAGGTGCGTATG from the Roseibium sp. HPY-6 genome contains:
- a CDS encoding alpha/beta family hydrolase, which produces MNDFLWTQPGTTPVATLLLAHGAGAPMDSTFMEKLANALCEHGVAVARFEFAYMAGRRTGGSKRPPPRAEKLIAEFQTALQALLPVTGGPILLGGKSMGGRVAAMLGGGGSLPSRVGGVCCYGYPFHPTGKPDAAWRMAPLEETKRPVLILQGDRDPFGSKPELDEISLPGHVSLAYLEDGNHDFGPRGKSPATLDGNIDIAARTTATFAASL